GTAATGTCCCTTACATAAACGAGCCGTTCTTCCGGCCGGAACATCAGCTCGTACACGGCCGAGCCGACGACGGCTTCGGCAGCCCCTTCGCGTTCCTTCGCCTGCGCAAGCGTCGGAAACAGCTCGTCAAGCGGCTCGCCGACGACCGATTCCCGGTCGAACACATGCGTCATATAAGGATTGTGCCATTCGACAATCTTGTCTTCGTTATACAGCATAATGCCGAACGGCAGGTCGCTGACGACTTCGCTGCCCGCCTTTTTCACGCGGTACGACAGCCTGCCGAGATACGTCTTCAAATCCCGCCGGAAAGCGCGCTCCGCCATGTAGGAGAAAATGCCGACGGCGCCGGTCAGAACGAGCCCGATCAAACCGAGCAGCCATTCGTACCAGGCAAGCGCGACCGTCATCGCAACCATCAGCACGAATGCCCACACTTGATGCATGCCGTGCCATCGTTTGATCAAAAACTTAGGCATTTCGTATTCGCCCCTGTTGTCAAGGTTTCTTAAACGCTTTTCGGATCGGGAATCCTGCATCCAACACACCAATCAGATAGAGCGGCTGCTGAAAACAAATGATTAAGACCGAAATCAACACGGGAACGATTTTGGGCCACCTGCGCTGGTTGGCGATAAAGAAGAAAAAACCGATCGCTTGAATGCAAAACACAAGTCTCATTAGCGGAACCAGATTGAGCAGCGCAACCGTCAGGAACGAACCGCTTCGATTCGGCACGATAAAATCGAGCAGAATCACAACGATGTAATAGAAAAAGAAGACGCGCGGCAGCATCCAATCCTTAGCCGGCTGCAGGCCGGGCACTTCGACCCCCGCCTTCCTCAGCGCAGGCCTTGCGAAGGCATGCGTAATGACGGCGAGCGCAAACGCAATCGTGATGAACACCATCGGCAGCGAATGAATGATCGTCTGGATATAGGCGTTGGTCAAATCCGTCGTCCATTCGGCCGGCATCAGTCCTTGCTTATGCAGGTTATCGATCGATTGGCGAAGCATGTTCTGCATTTCGTCGAGCAGCGACATGTTCAGCACGAAATCGAATAATAACAGCTCGAGCAGAAGTTCGGCCAGCAGTGTCAGCACGGCTGCGGTCAGCACTTTCCGGGCAGGCTGGCGCTTCAGATACATATGCCCCATCACAATGCCCGGGACGAGAAAAAAGAGGCCGATAATGACCGCCGGCGCGCCGAGCACCGCAATGCCGATCCCGTATACGACCAGCATATGCAAGGCAAAGGCCCGTTTCGACAGCGTCGCGTAAAGAACCGTAATCGGAACCATCATCACAGATGCGAGCAGTACATTCAGAACCGGCACTGCAATCGATAATAACAAGAGAAGCGCCGCGGCACTCCATAAAACAGACCTTAAGCCGGTCTTCAAACCGTTCACCTCTGCCGAATAAACATAAGTATTTCGAGACTTTGCACTCCATTATAACATAAATCCCCGGACAACACAGTTGTGTTTGTCCGGGGACGTTTACGGTCGCGCACGATTCGCTTCAGCCGGTTATGGCCGTCTCGTCTTCGTAATCCGCATGTCCGTTCAGCACCATTTTCTCGCAGTAATCGATAATGTCGCTCCGCCGGACGATACCGATAAAACGGTTCATATCGTCAACAACGGGCACGAAGTTCTGCACTTTTGCCAGCGAGATCAGGTCCTCCATGTTGGCGTCGATGGAAACCGGACGATTGGATAAGCGCATTTCCACCTCGGAAAGCTTCACCTTATGTGTCTGGTCGAACGACACCTCCGGGTTGTTTTTCATAAACCAGAGAAGATCGCCCTCCGTCAGCGTACCCGCGTACCCGCCGTCTTTATCCAAAATCGGTACGGACGTGTAACGGTGATGCTCCATCCGCTCGAGCGTCTGCCTCAGTGTGGCGTCGAGCGTCATACAAATGACCTCCTGCTTTGGCAATAAGAAAAATGCAATGTTCATCCTCTCGCCCACCTTCAAATTATTCTGACGAACGGAGTCCAGGCAGAGATCTGTCTTTCTTCGCAGCGCACCGGCCGGCGACGAACGCGCTCGCCGCTTCTGTCCTGCGCCGGCTTCCCGGAAGGTTCTGGCCGCGTACCGTAACCGGTTTCCTTATGCTTAAGACGGCAGCAGCTGCCGCATGATATGCCCCGTTCGTTTTCTGTTTTTCTGTTTTTTCGTTTCGTTCATGTTCCCCTAACTATATAAACCTGCCGTCATCATTTAAAACGAAATAAGCCCTTCAAAAGTTCCGCAGCCGGGACAATTAAGCGATTTTCCCGAACCCGCATACTTGTTCGCCGTTTCGAATACACCAGAAGAAAAGGCATCTATTTGTCCACGCCTTCATGACGTCATTTTCATTCCGAACAGGGGGTAGGTTTTATGCAATCGCCGTATATGGCGCCCGATCCTTCGTCGACCGGCATCAATCCGAAATTACTCGGTCTCATCTGTTACTTGGGCTGCTTCGTGACCGGATTTCTTCTGCTCATCTTCGAGAAAAAAAGCCGTTTCGTCAAATTTCATGCCATGCAATCGGTAATCGGAACCGTCGCGGTTATGATCATCAACATCGTTCTCGGGTTCATACCGATTATCGGATGGCTGGCCGGGGTATTATTTGCGCCGCTTACCTTGATCTTGTGGGTCCTGCTGATGCTGTACGCCCTGCAGGGAAGATGGTTCAAGCTCCCGTTTATCGGCAGCATCGCGGAACAGCAATCGAGGCTCTTCTAAACCGTATGCCGCGTCAGGCTGTCTGTTGCAATAAAAAACAACCGGCCTGGTAGACCGGTTGTTATGGCGTTGTCAACGTTACTCCGTCGTATACGGGAGCAGCGCCACTTGACGCGACCGCTTGATGGCGATCGTCAGCAAACGCTGATATTTTGCGCTCGTGCCCGTTACGCGCCGCGGCAAAATTTTACCGCGCTCGCTAATAAACTTACGGAGCAGATCCGTATCTTTATAATCGATGTGCGTAATTTTGTTCGCGGTGAAGTAGCAGACTTTACGGCGTTTGTTCCGGCCTTTGCGGCCGCCGAACCTGCGCTCCGGGCGCTCGCCGCCGTCTTCTCTTTGCTTAAAGCTCATGTTCATCCGTCCTTTCCGTTAAAATGGCAAATCATCTTCCGATATGTCGATCGGGCGTCCGTCGTCAGAGAACGGATCACGATTGTCGTTCCGGTTCGAGCCACCGGGTCGGCCGCCGCCTTGCGGACCGCTTCCGCTTCCGCTTCCGCCGCTGCCGCCGTAGCCGCCTTGTCCGCCTCCGCTTCCGCCGCTGCCACTGTACCCGCCCTCATCGCGCGGGGCGCCGCTCTCCCGGTTAGGCGACTCCAAGAAACGAACGTTATCGGCAATCACTTCCGTCACGTAAACGCGCCTGCCTTCGTTGTTCTCGTAGTTGCGTACCTGAATCCGGCCTTCCACAGCGGTTAAACGGCCTTTGCGCAAGTAATTCGCACAGGTTTCGGCGAGCTGGCGCCATGTGACGATCGGGATAAAATCCGCTTCCCGCTCGCCCTGCTGGCTGCTGAACGGCCGGTCCACCGCAATCGTAAATTGCGTAACCGCGACGCCTGCCGGCGTATAACGCATTTCCGGGTCTCTTGTTAGTCTGCCAATGAGAATAACGCGGTTCAACATCGTCATCGCCTCCAATCAAACAGTCCCTTGCTCGCGCGGCTTACGCCACGTCTTTGACGACCAAATAACGGATGACTTCATCCGTAATTTTCATGACGCGGTCCAGCTCGGCAACAACTTCAGGCGTTGCATTGAACTGTACAAGTACGTAGACACCGTCACGAAACTTATTGATCTCATACGCAAGGCGGCGTTTGCCCATCACGTCATGCTTCGTGATTTCTCCGCCGTTGGAGATGATGCCTTGGAACTTCTCGGTAACGGCTTGAACCGCTTCCTGTTCCACATCCGGACGAATGATGTACATCACTTCATATTTGCGCATTTGGTTCACCTCCTTCTGGACTAGCGGCCCTCCGAAGAGAGCAAGGAGCGAGTAATTTTCTCGCATACCATATTACTATATCAAAAATATAGGCACGCTGACAAGTGATTGCTTTATCTCCCTGAAAGCTTCCTTGATTAGCATTTGACGATCGTTGAACCGCTTGTCCCTGCCCCTGCCCCGCTTATACCGCTTTGGACAATCTTACCTGCAGGGCTGCCTTGTACCGCTCACTGTTGATATCGGCGGGCTAACTCGCCTTACCGCATTATTCCGTTCATGACCCGGCGCACCGGGTCGCAAACTAACATTCCGGGCGTTTGATCCGATTCACGACCCGAATCCATAAGGAAAAGAGGTGTGCGTATGGGCGAGTGGACCGAGTTCCGTCCCGGCGATCATGCTCCGAACGACGGAAAGTACATTGAAATCGGTGAAGCGTCCTTTCATATGGGCGTCAACAATCCGAAGCAAATTCATTTGAAAAAAGGCGAGCGTTTTCCCGAAACCTCAAATAAAGATCGGAAATGGAAACGGCTGCACTAAAATTTCACGCCGCCTGTATAATTGCTGCCGCCCCTGCACAATATAGAAGCGACGGTGCGAAGAGAGGTGTGGTTCCATTGAACCGTAAAGGAGCAAGGACCGCTAGGTAATTGTCCGCACAGAAGCATAGAAGCGAGGGGTTGTGCTAAAGACACGCGTCTGTAACACAAAATGCCGGGTTGCCCGGCAGCCAAGATTCTAACGCTAAGTGATGATGACGTTAATGCCGATTCGATCAAGCACCGTCGGAAAGGGCTCGCAAGAGCCCTTTTTCCGTTCATCCAGGCCAGCGAATAAACCGCCGTTTCAAACCCCTACCCGTTGTCGCGGCAGCAAAAAAGCGGCCCCGCAGGAGCCGCATGCTTTCGAAAGTATGGCGGAGAGGGTGGGATTCGAACCCACGCACGCTGTGACACGCCTAGCTGATTTCGAGTCAGCCCCCTTGGGCCTCTTGGGTACCTCTCCTTACGCGTCAGCAAGAAATATCATACCACGAAGCTTGTCTGAATGCAAGACTTAATTCAATAATTTTGCAGTGCTCCGCGCGTCCCGTTTTAGAGCTCAGCTTGTCCATCAACCGCCGTTTCTGATTTGGAGCGCAGAACCTTTTTCATGTTTTTCTCGAACTTGGCCCTCGGGATCAGCACACTATGCTTGCAGCCGACGCATTTGATCCGGATATCCATTCCCATCCGAATGATTTCCATTTCATTCGTTCCGCAGGGATGCGGTTTTTTCATTTGTACGATATCGCCAAGCTCAAAATGCTTTCGTTCCACCCTTGACCCCCCCTTTAAACCTCAAGCTGCTCATAGCCGCCTTCAATTTGACGGAATACTCCTCTGATTTCCACATGCTCATTGACGATCACCCGCTTCACGCTCTCCAGCTCCCCGTCCGGAAATTCGATCGATAACGCGCAGCCTGCCGTTATTTCCTTCGGTGTCGGCCGAATATCTATTTCTATCTCCGCATATTCTAGCAGCATTTCCGCTCTCAAAGCCTGTTGAGTGGAGTCAAAAGCGATGATCATGAGGTGCACCGTCCAATCGTTACACGGCTTTCAGTTCTTCATTTGTGCCGAGTATAAAATAGTTGTCCCGTCCATATACTAGTAACAGACAAAGGCGGGAGGGATTTTATGAGATTTGCAGGAATGAAAGAGACGCCGCTCAAAGTGCCGCATACCGAGCCAAACGTTACGAGTCTGCTGACAAACCGCCTGACCTATTTGCTCGGCGTCATGTCCCCCGACAGCAGAATTGTCGTCGTGTGCGTCGGCACGGACCGTTCGACCGGCGATTCGCTCGGACCGATCGTCGGATCGTCGCTGAGCAAATACCGCAGCCCCTTGTTTGATCTATACGGCACGCTGGAAGAACCCGTTCATGCGATGAATCTCGACGATACGCTGCGCGAAATCGATTCCCGCATCCGCAACCCGTTTGTGATCGGTATTGACGCCTGCCTCGGACAGGCGGCGAGCGTCGGCTGCATTCAGGTTGGCAGCGGTCCCGTGCGTCCCGGCGCCGGTGTAAACAAGGAGCTCCCTCCCGTCGGCGATATTCACATTACGGGTATTGTGAACGTCGGCGGATTTATGGAATATTTTGTCCTTCAAAACACCCGCCTGCACCTGGTCATGAAAATGTCGGATGTGATTGCGCAGTGCGTCTATTTATCGATTGCAAAAACCGTCCGTTCTACGTATCCCGCTGCCCTGCCAGATTAAGCGCCTGCTTCTCCTCCGGCGATAGCGGGTAATCGGACTTCCCTTGTTTGACCGGCTTTGCATAAACGAAGGTTTGGTCGCGGCTGTGAATTCCGCTCAGAACCAGACCGTCTTCATCGTCGTTTACAATCGCCAGCGAGAAGCTTAGATCGCTCCCCCGATCGGCAAACGCATTGTAGCGGCGAATGCCGACGTTGCCTTTTTTGTCCTTCAATTTGCGTTCCAGCTGATCGGCCCTGCTCGCAAGCTGTTCGATAACCTCTTCCTGGATGTCGATTTGGTTTCTTATATCGATAATGACCTGCTCCAGATTTTCCACTCCGGTTACACCCATAAACTGCACATAAGCTTTCCTAAGCTTTTTCATTTTACTGCCTAGTGCCATTGTCCGAATCAGCAGCAAAATGGACATAACAGCTAAAACGACCGTGACCAAATCGATCGGCCGAACCGCATTGACATTCATACCGTCTTTCCTCTCCCCTGCCGAATCCCATTACCTGTAATGTTGTTTGATCTCTTTAACGGCTGCGATAAGCGAATCCACTTCTTGTTCCGTTGTAAAGCAGCCGACGCTGGCCCGAATCGCTCCGGTCTCAAGCGTTCCGGCCGTTTCATGTGCAAGCGGCGTGCAATGAAAGCCCGATCGGACCGCGATATGGTAATGCTGGTCTAAAATAAATGCCGTTTCCGACGGATCAACGCCTTCTAGCACGAACGATACGATACCCGTACGCGGCTGGCCCAGTCCCGGTCCCAGCAGTTTGATCCCGTCTAATTCACGGAGACCCTCCATCATTCGCTGCGTCAGCGACCATTCTCTTGCATGAATGTTTGCGACGGTCTCCTGCATCACAAAACGCACACCGGCGGCAAGACCGGCAATC
This genomic window from Paenibacillus humicola contains:
- a CDS encoding DUF2232 domain-containing protein, with product MKTGLRSVLWSAAALLLLLSIAVPVLNVLLASVMMVPITVLYATLSKRAFALHMLVVYGIGIAVLGAPAVIIGLFFLVPGIVMGHMYLKRQPARKVLTAAVLTLLAELLLELLLFDFVLNMSLLDEMQNMLRQSIDNLHKQGLMPAEWTTDLTNAYIQTIIHSLPMVFITIAFALAVITHAFARPALRKAGVEVPGLQPAKDWMLPRVFFFYYIVVILLDFIVPNRSGSFLTVALLNLVPLMRLVFCIQAIGFFFFIANQRRWPKIVPVLISVLIICFQQPLYLIGVLDAGFPIRKAFKKP
- a CDS encoding CBS domain-containing protein, giving the protein MNIAFFLLPKQEVICMTLDATLRQTLERMEHHRYTSVPILDKDGGYAGTLTEGDLLWFMKNNPEVSFDQTHKVKLSEVEMRLSNRPVSIDANMEDLISLAKVQNFVPVVDDMNRFIGIVRRSDIIDYCEKMVLNGHADYEDETAITG
- a CDS encoding DUF4870 domain-containing protein, encoding MQSPYMAPDPSSTGINPKLLGLICYLGCFVTGFLLLIFEKKSRFVKFHAMQSVIGTVAVMIINIVLGFIPIIGWLAGVLFAPLTLILWVLLMLYALQGRWFKLPFIGSIAEQQSRLF
- the rpsR gene encoding 30S ribosomal protein S18, which gives rise to MSFKQREDGGERPERRFGGRKGRNKRRKVCYFTANKITHIDYKDTDLLRKFISERGKILPRRVTGTSAKYQRLLTIAIKRSRQVALLPYTTE
- the ssb gene encoding single-stranded DNA-binding protein, translated to MLNRVILIGRLTRDPEMRYTPAGVAVTQFTIAVDRPFSSQQGEREADFIPIVTWRQLAETCANYLRKGRLTAVEGRIQVRNYENNEGRRVYVTEVIADNVRFLESPNRESGAPRDEGGYSGSGGSGGGQGGYGGSGGSGSGSGPQGGGRPGGSNRNDNRDPFSDDGRPIDISEDDLPF
- the rpsF gene encoding 30S ribosomal protein S6 produces the protein MRKYEVMYIIRPDVEQEAVQAVTEKFQGIISNGGEITKHDVMGKRRLAYEINKFRDGVYVLVQFNATPEVVAELDRVMKITDEVIRYLVVKDVA
- a CDS encoding YjzC family protein; this encodes MGEWTEFRPGDHAPNDGKYIEIGEASFHMGVNNPKQIHLKKGERFPETSNKDRKWKRLH
- a CDS encoding DUF951 domain-containing protein is translated as MERKHFELGDIVQMKKPHPCGTNEMEIIRMGMDIRIKCVGCKHSVLIPRAKFEKNMKKVLRSKSETAVDGQAEL
- a CDS encoding DUF3343 domain-containing protein, coding for MIIAFDSTQQALRAEMLLEYAEIEIDIRPTPKEITAGCALSIEFPDGELESVKRVIVNEHVEIRGVFRQIEGGYEQLEV
- the yyaC gene encoding spore protease YyaC encodes the protein MRFAGMKETPLKVPHTEPNVTSLLTNRLTYLLGVMSPDSRIVVVCVGTDRSTGDSLGPIVGSSLSKYRSPLFDLYGTLEEPVHAMNLDDTLREIDSRIRNPFVIGIDACLGQAASVGCIQVGSGPVRPGAGVNKELPPVGDIHITGIVNVGGFMEYFVLQNTRLHLVMKMSDVIAQCVYLSIAKTVRSTYPAALPD
- a CDS encoding DUF4446 family protein, with the translated sequence MNVNAVRPIDLVTVVLAVMSILLLIRTMALGSKMKKLRKAYVQFMGVTGVENLEQVIIDIRNQIDIQEEVIEQLASRADQLERKLKDKKGNVGIRRYNAFADRGSDLSFSLAIVNDDEDGLVLSGIHSRDQTFVYAKPVKQGKSDYPLSPEEKQALNLAGQRDT